The Bernardetia sp. ABR2-2B DNA window ACAAGTTCATTATAGAGTGTTAGATGTTTCTGTTGGAAAGCGAGATTTGCAACAATGTGCCGATGCCGTGATGCGCCTTCGTGCTGAATATTTATTCAAAACGAATCAAAAAGAAAAAATTGCATTTAATTATACAAGTGGAGATGCAGCTATTTATCAAAAGTGGGCTAAAGGCTATCGTCCTTCTATAAAAGGAAATAAAGTGAGCTGGAGCTTGAAAGCTAAGGCAGATACAAGTTATACCAATTTTTTGAAGTATATGGATAATGTTTTTATGTATGCAGGTTCGGCTTCTTTGAGTAAAGAATTAAAACCTAAAAACATAGAAAATATTGAAATAGGAGATGTTTTTATACAAGGAGGTTTCCCTGGTCATGCTGTTTTGGTAGTAGATGTAGCAATAAATTCTAAGACAAATAAAAAACTGTTTTTAGTAGCCCAAAGTTATATGCCCGCACAGGATATTCATATTTTGAAAAATTTCACTACTACGACTAATAATGAGAATATAAGTCCGTGGTATGAAGTTCCGACAGATATATCAGATAAAATAGAGACTCCTCAATGGACATTTGAGCAAACGGACTTAATGAGTTTTGACTAAAAGAAGTACAATAATTACCTTGATTTATTTTAAATTTATTTTTTGAATTGTTTTTGCAAAAAGCTATCTTAGTAATTCTTATTTCTCAATAACACCATCACAAACTCTAATCTTTTTTCTATGCAAGCAAAAAACTTTAACGCTGATTCATTTTCCTCTTTAGAAAATCAACTTCAAAAACACACAGCAGCAGATTTTAATCCTACATTAGCTTTTGTTTTTGCTTCAGTTGCTCACGATATTGATGCTATTTCAAGTCTTTTTGATAAATATGATATTCAGCTTGTGGGTTGTACTACTTCTGGCGAGTTTGTAAATGATGAGGTAAGTGATGAAGCAATAGCTATTTTGCTTTTGGATATGAAAAAAGAAAA harbors:
- a CDS encoding DUF4846 domain-containing protein, with the protein product MNTKNTLLFLLFFTAFGAASCSFDSKKVKKGYSTEIENKTTDTIKDTLVDEKLNSNSSNQVQTQVQNQAQITEKIDEIYQVPLPQNYTRETVSSTSFAYYLRHLSLKPKDTPVKLYNGELKNYQQVHYRVLDVSVGKRDLQQCADAVMRLRAEYLFKTNQKEKIAFNYTSGDAAIYQKWAKGYRPSIKGNKVSWSLKAKADTSYTNFLKYMDNVFMYAGSASLSKELKPKNIENIEIGDVFIQGGFPGHAVLVVDVAINSKTNKKLFLVAQSYMPAQDIHILKNFTTTTNNENISPWYEVPTDISDKIETPQWTFEQTDLMSFD